A genomic segment from Phragmites australis chromosome 6, lpPhrAust1.1, whole genome shotgun sequence encodes:
- the LOC133920657 gene encoding uncharacterized protein LOC133920657: MAVLPRRPRLVALAVALLLAATSGCLCQNVPVPSSGRVLLSTPSSPPPSPGTPPPPFVFPRPICRRCPPRCPPEGCSGNGSP; encoded by the exons ATGGCCGTGCTGCCGCGGCGCCCCCGCCTCGTGGCGCTCGCCGTGGCGCTCTTGCTGGCAGCCACGAGCGGCTGCCTCTGCCAGAACGTCCCGGTGCCGTCCTCCGGCCGCGTCCTCCTGTCGACGCCGTCGTCTCCTCCGCCGTCGCCGGGCACCCCTCCTC CTCCGTTCGTTTTCCCGCGGCCGATCTGTCGCCGCTGCCCGCCGCGCTGCCCGCCTGAAGGTTGCTCCGGCAACGGCTCGCCTTAG